The following proteins are co-located in the Spea bombifrons isolate aSpeBom1 chromosome 3, aSpeBom1.2.pri, whole genome shotgun sequence genome:
- the SMYD2 gene encoding N-lysine methyltransferase SMYD2, which produces MGLSEDIERFVSPGKGRGLRALRPFRLGELIFSCPAHTYVLTVNERGNHCDYCFTRKEGLSKCGKCKQAFYCNVECQKGDWPMHKLECSAMCTYGDNWSPSETVRLTARILAKQRTQTERTQSERFLSVKEFESHLDKLDNEKKELIQNDIAALHHFYSKSLHYSDNAALEVLFAQVNCNGFTIEDEELSHVGSAIFPDVALMNHSCCPNVIVTYKGTVAEVRAVQEINAGDEIFTSYIDLLYPTEDRNDRLKDAYFFSCECKECATKQKDGAKLEIRKLSDPPSSKTIKDMIKYARNVVEEFRRAKHYKTPSELLEMCELSMEKMGSVFEDTNVYMLHMMYQAMGVCLYMQDWEGALKYGQKIIKPYSKHYPAYSLNVASMWLKLGRLYMGLENTAAGTKALKKAIAIMEIAHGPDHHYITEIKKELEH; this is translated from the exons ATGGGCCTCTCCGAAGACATCGAAAGGTTCGTCAGCCCCGGGAAGGGCAGAGGCCTGAGGGCTCTGCGGCCCTTCAGACTGGGGGAGCTCATATTCTCCTGCCCGGCCCACACCTACGTGCTGACCGTGAACGAGAGGGGCAATCACTGCGACTACTGCTTTACCAG GAAAGAAGGATTATCAAAGTGTGGCAAATGCAAACAAGCCTTCTACTGCAACGTAGAATGCCAG AAAGGAGACTGGCCGATGCACAAGTTGGAATGCTCCGCGATGTGCACTTACGGGGACAACTGGAGTCCCTCGGAAACTGTAAGGCTTACCGCAAGAATTCTGGCCAAGCAG AGAACCCAGACAGAAAGAACGCAGTCGGAACGTTTCCTGTCCGTTAAGGAATTTGAATCTC ATCTTGATAAGCTTGACAATGAAAAGAAAGAGCTGATCCAGAATGATATAGCAGCCTTGCACCATTTTTACTCCAAGAGTTTGCACTATTCAGATAATGCTGCTCTCGAAGTTCTGTTTGCACAG GTTAACTGTAATGGCTTTACTATTGAAGACGAGGAGCTCTCTCACGTTGGATCAGCGATATTTCCAGA TGTTGCTCTGATGAATCACAGCTGCTGCCCAAACGTGATTGTCACGTATAAGGGTACAGTCGCGGAGGTTCGAGCCGTGCAAGAGATCAATGCCGGAGACGAG ATTTTCACCAGTTACATTGATCTGCTATACCCCACAGAAGACCGGAACGACCGCCTCAAAGATGCTTATTTCTTCAGCTGTGAATGCAAAGAGTGCGCGACAAAGCAGaag GATGGAGCAAAATTGGAAATCCGAAAGCTAAGTGATCCCCCCAGCTCAAAGACCATAAAAGACATGATTAAGTACGCGAGGAACGTGGTTGAAGAGTTCCGAAGAGCCAAGCACTACAAAA CGCCCAGCGAGCTGCTGGAAATGTGTGAGCTCAGCATGGAGAAGATGGGATCCGTGTTTGAGGATACCAATGTCTACATGTTACATATGATGTACCAAGCCATGGGTGTTTGCCTCTACATGCAAGACTGGGAAGGTGCCCTGAAGTATGGGCAAAAAATTATCAAACCATACAG taaGCACTATCCTGCCTATTCTTTGAATGTTGCCTCCATGTGGCTAAAACTCGGCAGACTTTACATGGGGCTAGAGAACACAGCGGCAGGGACAAAAGCCCTGAAGAAG GCCATTGCGATAATGGAAATCGCTCACGGTCCCGATCATCATTATATAACCGAAATAAAGAAGGAGCTGGAACATTAA